In Halobaculum sp. XH14, a single genomic region encodes these proteins:
- a CDS encoding ArsR/SmtB family transcription factor — MSETDSTPDDVYDTIDRLYDDPDAKIAALQDIRPSVEDVAGQGTVFKALGNEDRLRVLEVLRQSECCGCELQVVLDAPQSTVATHLRKLKAAGLVKSRKKGKWSYYRIADTAVFELLDLARAVGEDA; from the coding sequence ATGTCTGAAACGGACTCGACGCCCGACGATGTCTACGACACGATCGATCGACTGTACGACGATCCGGACGCCAAAATAGCGGCCCTGCAGGACATTCGCCCGTCAGTGGAGGACGTCGCCGGTCAGGGAACCGTCTTCAAGGCGCTCGGGAACGAGGATCGACTCCGGGTTCTCGAAGTGCTGCGCCAGTCGGAGTGCTGTGGATGTGAACTGCAGGTCGTCCTCGACGCACCCCAATCGACCGTCGCCACGCACCTTCGAAAGCTGAAAGCGGCGGGGTTGGTCAAGTCTCGCAAAAAAGGAAAGTGGAGTTACTATCGCATCGCCGACACCGCGGTGTTCGAACTCCTCGACCTCGCCCGGGCCGTCGGGGAGGACGCCTGA